GTGGCAGGCACTCATAGTGCAAAATTTGTAATATTGGGCGGAGGGACTGCTGGTATTAACGCAGCAAAGATAGCAGCTGGGCTTGGAGCAAAGGTAGTTGTAATGGATGTAAATTTGGAAAGGATGAGATATCTTGAAGATGTATTGCCCAAAAACTGCGAAACAATTATGTCAAACAGGTATAACATAATGAATGAAATAAAAGATGCCGATGCTGTTATCGGTACGGTTTTAATTCCGGGTGCAAAAGCACCTCACCTCATTACGAGGGATATGCTTAAACTTATGCAGCCCGGAGCTGTAATTGTAGATGTATCTATTGACCAGGGTGGATGCGTGGAAACCTCAAGGCCGACTACACATCAAGACCCTGTGTATGAAGTCGATGGAATTATTCACTATTGTGTTGCAAATATGCCCGGAGCTTACGCGAGGACATCTACATTTGCACTTACAAATGCTACACTTTCATATGGTCTTGAAATAGCTAACAAAGGATGGAAAAAAGCTGCCCTTGAAAATCCTGCAATTTTTAAAGGGGTAAATGTTTACGACGGGCATGTTACTTGCAAGCCTGTAGCTGAAGCTCACGAATTACCTTATACTGACCTTTCCCTTTTAATACAGTAAAAAAATCCCCTATATGGGGATTTTTTCTTATTATATTAATCATATATTTCTAAAAACAAGTTCAGACCAATCTTTCATATCCACACTTGACACAATATGAAAACTGTATTATCTTCAGAGAGAACAAATGTTCTCAAAAGGTATTATGTTATGACAAAAGAAGAAAGAAAAAATATAATCTTAAATTTTGTTGATAATTTCTTAGCAGATAATGGCTACCCTCCTTCTATAAGAGAAATTTGTAGGGGCACAGGAATAAATTCTACATCTGTAGTTAAAAAAATTTTAGACCAGCTAAAAGATGAAGGGAAAATAAAAAAAGCAAACCAATTAGCAAGAGGGATACTGTTAAACCGAGAAATACCTATATTGGGGAAGATAAAGGCAGGTACCCCTGTTATTTCTGAAGAGAATATTGAAGGCTATGTTAACCTCGATACTCTTACAAATATACAAAATTCTTTTTTCCTAAAAATAGAAGGGGACAGTATGAAAAATATAAACATACTGGATGGAGATTTAGCCCTTATAAGACAGCAAAATATATTAAACAATAATGAAATAGGCGCATTTAGGATAAATGGTGAAGTGACATTAAAAAGGATTAAAATAGATAAAAATAAAATTATTCTAAGACCTGAAAACGAAAATTATGAAGATATAATAATTAACGAGACAGATAACTTTGAAGTCATAGGCAAACTTATATATGTACTAAAAGATTTCAGGGATAAGTAAATGATAACTAATATAAATAAAGAAATAGAAGCCGGTATAATTTTCAAAAATGGTACACCTACCCCTGCATGGATTAAATTTAATAATGATAAAATAAAATTTAAAAAGGTTGTCTACAGATGGAAAGAGAAAAAAGGTGATGAAAATATAATAAAATTTACCGCAATGGATAATGAAAAACTATACGAGATATCATTTAATACAAAGTCATTAAAATGTTATCTGGTGGCTGTTGATGAGTAAGATTTTGTGTCTTGATATGGATGCATATTTTGCTTCCGTTGAAATTGCTTCAAACCCAAAACTAAAAAATAAGCCTATAGGGATAGTCGGCTCTGCTGACAGGACAGTTGTCACGACAGCATCTTACGAAGCTCGAAAATACGGAGTCAAAACCGGTATGCCTAAATTTATGGCACAAAAACTATGCCCCCACATAAAATTTATTGTAGGTAATTTTAAAAAATACTCATACATATCTACCCAAATACATGAATTTTT
Above is a genomic segment from Deferrivibrio essentukiensis containing:
- the lexA gene encoding transcriptional repressor LexA, with the translated sequence MKTVLSSERTNVLKRYYVMTKEERKNIILNFVDNFLADNGYPPSIREICRGTGINSTSVVKKILDQLKDEGKIKKANQLARGILLNREIPILGKIKAGTPVISEENIEGYVNLDTLTNIQNSFFLKIEGDSMKNINILDGDLALIRQQNILNNNEIGAFRINGEVTLKRIKIDKNKIILRPENENYEDIIINETDNFEVIGKLIYVLKDFRDK
- the ald gene encoding alanine dehydrogenase translates to MIVGVPKEIKNNENRVSMTPAGVHQFVAAGHEVLIQKGAGLGSGITDEEYIKEGAKILDTAKEIFDSAEMIVKVKEPQAVEIEMLKEGQILYTYLHLAPDKPQTIGLIEKKVVGIAYETIEVNRKLPLLEPMSEVAGKMASMMAAHFLAKPYGGRGMLAGGVAGTHSAKFVILGGGTAGINAAKIAAGLGAKVVVMDVNLERMRYLEDVLPKNCETIMSNRYNIMNEIKDADAVIGTVLIPGAKAPHLITRDMLKLMQPGAVIVDVSIDQGGCVETSRPTTHQDPVYEVDGIIHYCVANMPGAYARTSTFALTNATLSYGLEIANKGWKKAALENPAIFKGVNVYDGHVTCKPVAEAHELPYTDLSLLIQ